The stretch of DNA TGATGTGCTCCTCGTGAGTTTTCATTATTCTGAAAACCGATCCGAATTTTGACTTGGAGCAAACGCCATAATTGGCTGTATTGATCATGAGCGGAATCGATCCATCAGGAGTCTCTAATGCTTTCCTTAACGGACGATCAATACGCCCGGACCGCAATGGGATTAACCCGCCGCGACTTTCTCCAGGTGGGATCTCTCGGGGCTGGAGGTTTTACCCTCGCTGATCTGATCTCAATGGAAGCCATATCCACCAGCGACCGAGTTGCTTCTGGAATTGAACCTCGTCAAGGAAGTGATCGCCGATCCGTGATCATGATTTGCAACCTCGGTGCTCCCAGTCAGTTGGATACCTTCGATCCAAAACCAGGGGCACCACGCGAAATTCGCGGCCCATTTTCCATAATCCAGACTGCTTCTCCCGAGATCTTTCTGACAGAGATTCTGCCCCAGCATGCCGCGATTGCAGAGAAGTTTTCGATCATCCGCAGTTGTTATCACACCGCACCTGCCTTGCACGATGTCGGTTGGCAATATCTCCAAACCGGACGATATTCAACAGGTAGTTGGCAGTCGCCACATGTCGGGAGTGTGGCAAGCTACCTGAAGGAAAAGCGGGCTGGTGTGCCACCATTTGTCGTACTTCCCGCAAGAAGGGATGCTGGTCGAGATCCTCGTGCTGATCAACAAACTCGTGGCTTTTTAGGCAAAGCTTATGATCCATTGGTCTTGAATGATGACCCTTCACTTCCCCATTTCAGCGGAGCAGAGAGGAACACTTCACCTTCACTGGTAACTGCGAAGCTGGATCGTCGCCAGAAGCTGCGTTCCGTGGTGGAAAGTTCGCTTTCCCAGTTTGAAAAGAGTGAATCGGCCACTCAGTTGGGCAGTCATGGTGAAGTGGCTTCTCGATTGATCAGCAGTCCGGAAGCTCGATCCGCATTTGATCTGGCCAGTGAGCCAGACGCGGTGCGAGACCAATATGGCCGAAGTCGATTCGGTCAGTCGTGCCTGCTCGCCCGTCGCTTGATTGAAGCGGGAGTACGCTTCGTCACCATCAATACATTTTTGAATATCGACACCGAAATCACGTGGGATGTACACGGCACACACCCGTTTGCCTCAGTCGAGGGGATGAAGAATCTGATCGCTCCCATGTATGATCAAGGCTATGCGGCTCTGATTCGAGATCTCGAAGAACGGGGCATGCTCAGTGACACTCTGGTTTGCAATCTGGCTGAGTTTGGCCGAACGCCTCTCATCAATGCTGCTGGCGGGCGAGATCATTGGACGAAGTGCTGGAGCGTGGGCTTTGCCGGTGGTGGAGTGCAGGGTGGAAGGGTTGTTGGAAAAAGCGATGCATTGGGCGGGTCTCCCATCGAAAGGCCCGTCTCACCGCCAGAAATTCTCGCGACGATTTACCATAGTCTGGGAATTGATATTGAGCATCCACTTCCAGGGCCAGATGGATCCTCGTCTCCTCTGGTCGATGCCCAGGCCCAACCTGTGATGGAACTTTTCACTTGAAAGGATGGTCGGCTCACAACGATGGCCCCCATTGTTTGCAAAAGAATCTTCAAAAGACTGGCCGGTGAATATTCACAGTGCAATACCTCACCAGTGGCGACTTCTCGGAGAAGCACCTTGCCAGCTTTGAGGAATCAAGTCTCGTTGCCAGCAGATGTCGCCAACCATTCACCAGAGGGCGAGCAGGTCACTCTAGTCACCGGGAAAGGGTGATCGATCAGTATCATTGGCGTTCATTAGAACCGTCCGGCTGCTGACGTGTGAATGTCAGCGAACTGACGAGCCGACGATAACGCAAGTGCTCCACCCAATGAACAGGGAGACTCACTCGAAAAAACTGGAGAATCCTGCCACTGTCGTGAATCAGCCGTTTATGACGTAGGTGGCTCAGGGAGATTTGACCGCACCCGCTTTGGCATTAAATGTCAACAATCAGGAGAATTACATGTTAGATTTCGCTCATATTGATAATTGCATGTTCTGGCGGCTTTGAGTAGGTAACCGACAGGTGAGGGTTGAGGCACCTGAACGAGGAGTTGGAATCTACACCCGAATCAGACTTGCAACCCACTATGCAAGGTCTTTTGTTCAGCCTGCTCGCCAGTCAGGAGTTTCTGTTCCAGCACTGAAGCTGGATTGTCAATTGGCCAGCAGGTAAAAACTCTCATTATGTGAGAAGCACACATTTCCGTAAAGAGCACTGCCAGTGCCTTGTGATGGTGGAGTTTTCAGTATTCTGTCCTGGAAAACTCCTCTAGGAAAAAGGGTTCTAATATCATTGTTGTATACGAACACAAGAGATTCAGGGAGTTTCTAAAGTGCTCCGTCGATCGGCAGCATTACCCGTAGTATTGGCGAACTACATAAGGTATATTTCGTAAAGTGTCTCGTCGTATGGGGTGCAAACAACTCCACCACGAACAAGCCTGACCGACGATTACTTGTAGTAGCCCATAAAGTAAAACGTTTCACTGCCCTGCAAGAGATTTCGAGTGGATAGAAATGAAGTTATATCTAATTTTTAGTATGCCCGATGGAAAGAATCGGTACTAAAAGCACCAATGAGGAAATGAGTTTGGCATAACAGCAATAATTACCGTGCCAACGAGTCTTGCGGTATTCAAACCTATTGAGTCATTGAAGCTTCTCCAGCGAAACTTTCTCGACTCGCGACGGTAACAGTAAGTCAGCCACCTGATCAGATTGATGAGACCAACTCCGAGCGATGCGGGAAAAATCGCAAGGATTAACCCAATCAGCATGATGAACCAGAACTTGTAACTCCGGTAGCGAAATTCTTCTGATGCATCTGGAGGCCTATGACCGGCAGCAACTTCATCGACTGGATTGAGTTCAAAGTTCTTCTCTGGCAATGCCTGGCTTTGGACATTCAACTCTTTGGCCTGAAGAGACCATCGCACATCAGTTATAGCAAAGATTCCATAGATCAATAGGAGGATCGAGCAGGCCATAGTTGTTAACCAGCCAAAGAACTCGTCTCCCAAGCTCTTATCACTTGTGCCCGTGATCTCGGTGAGGACGACTCGAAGATACTCATCGAGTTCGAACGTTCGACTTCTTGTCTCTGGGGATGATTGATCGCAAGTTGATCGTTGGGAACCGCTAGCGGTCTTTTTCCAATCTTTTGAGTACCGATTGGAAGAACGATGTGTGTAGTCTTCGGAGGGTTCATCTGTCTCATTGCGTTCGTAACTATCAGTCTCCCATGTTGGCCATTTCGCGAAAGTTTCAGCGAAATCTATAGGGTTGGCCAGGTGTGGATGAAACCTGGCGCGATAGTAGGCTCTTTCATTAGGATCATTCAGAGCCTCGAAGGCTGCAATGACCTCGATGAGTTGATCAGCAGCTTTTGGATCGGGATTTCTGTCGGGATGGAAAAACTTCGCACGCTGACGGAAGGCGAGCTTGAGATCATTTTCGGCGACCTCGACAGAGACGTTGAGTATCTCAAAAGGACTCCGGTGAAATGGATAACGATTTCGCATGGCTGCTTGTACCTCGCTTCATCAGTGGAATGCTGGTAAAGCAGTGCAAAGGTCAACGATTCTTCCGACTTTGCTCAGTTCGGTTATCAGCTCTTTATCCTATGAATAGCCAAGGTGACATGAACTTGTTTTCTTGGCTTGCTGTGTCTTTCAAGACGAGTCATTTGCAGACGCCGGGGCATCAAGGACACGGAATTGCAGGTGGAGGTGGCCATTTCGCTTCGGGTGACTGGTTTGGCTTGGGAACAGTTAACGTGGAAACCGAGAGTCCGGGCTGTGCCTGAAGCCCTTGCACATCAGAGATTTGTGCTGTTTGATCTCGACCAACAGTGATCATTCGATTGGCGGATGGACTCAGTGCCACTCCCGTAATCTGGGAAGTGTGGGATTCATCAAGGGCCAGTTGATCGCCGGAATCGACAGTCCAGATGTGGGTTTCGTTCTTACCAGCAAATCGCCCCCCTGAACCTGTAATGGCAATAGGGAGCCGGGGAGTTTGACTGGTCGCGGTGACAATTCTTCGAACTGGTCGGGCATGGCCACCATAAAAGCCTAATGGCTGTCCGTCTTTGGTCTGAAAGACAAAACACTTCTCATCGAGACCACCGCAAATCAGGAAATCACTTTGAGGTGTGAATTGAATCGCCAGAACAGGGCGTTCAAATCCCGTCAGCTTGTGAAGTACCTCACCAGTGGTCGCTTCTCGAAGAAACACTTCGCCAGCTTTGAAGGCTCGAGTCTCATCGCCTGCCGATGTCGCCAACCATTCACCAGAGGGAGACCAGGCCACGCTGGTGACCGGGAAACCGTGATCAATCAGCATGAACTGGCGCTGGGCCGTTTCCACCAGAAAGACTCGGGCCGCTTCATCGTCACAGGCCGTCGCCAGTCGTTTTCCATCCGGACTCCATGCCAGATCCAGCACATAACCACGGTGGCCGGGAAGTGTTTTCAGCGGTTCCAGAGTAGGGTTTCCATCTGTCCCTGCGTTAACTTTCAATAGCTGTACGGATTGGTAACTTCCAGCCGCCAGCGTCGATCCATCGGGTGAAAACGAGATTCCACGCACTTGACCTGCGGGCCAGTTCCAAGTGTGAAGTTTGGAACCGTCCAGATGGGTCAGCAGGATCGATTTATCGAGTCCCACTGCAATCCACGGCTGGTGTGGATGTGCTGCGACAGAATAGGCTGGCCCATCAAGTTTTACCGTTTTGACCGACTTCAGCTTGATCGTGGGGAGATCCTGAGCCTGCGTTTCGAGGGCGCAGAGCATCACACCGAATCCGGCAATGAGCCAAAGCAGCCAGCGTTGATGGGTCATCACAAAGGGAATCCTTTTTCGTGTGGCAATCGTCGGCTGATTCGAAGTGATCACGAGTTGATATCCGGCGTCTTCCCGCAATCAGTTTTCCAAATTGCCGTTGGGCGGATAGTCAATCAATGAATGACAGACCATCTGTACTTCAAACCGACATGGTCGAAGTTGCAAGTTGAATTTCGTGAGATCAAGTTTCAATGGATCAAGTTTTACCGTGCCGAAAATTTTGAAAGTCAAGGCATGCCCAGGCTGAGTTCGCATTCTCACTCACGCAAGGTGCTGTCAGGAATGTCAAACAATTCTGCCAATATCGATAACCACGCATGTGATGCTGAAACGCATTGACCATGCGAGTCTGCAGTTTACTCTCAGAAGAACTGAAAGGGATCGTCTGCATGGCCAGAAGTTCATTTCCGAGAAAAACCATGGCTGAAGCGATTGCAGGTTTCCTGTAAGATCGAAATGATGAAGGCTGTATGAAGCTTGGATCATGCTCAAAGACAGAAGTTGTTTGGTTCATATCCTTGATGAGTTAAACTGTGCAGCTGCTGAGCCTGTGTTATGGATTGATGCAGTGTGGATACAGCCGGGAAACTTGAAGCTGCAATGTTCTCAATGGCAATTCGATTGTGATTTGAAAGAAATTGCTCGAGTGCTTCGAGATTCGACTGTGATAATGTTTTGTCGGTACAAGGTTTGTGAGTAATAGGTTTGTCGGCTCAATCTTTGTTCGATTGAGTGTGGATAATCCTGATGATTCGAAATGTCTGGTTGACTTCTAACGGGAATCCAGCGACATGGCGGAATTGCATCACGAGTGCGGTGTAGCGGCGATCTACCACTTGCCTGGATTGGTGGAGAGCCCGCTGGCACCGCGACAGGGAGCAAGTCATACCTCGTGGCATATGCCGCGACTTTTGCTGGAGATTCAAAACCGAGGGCAACTGGCCGCCGGGATGACGTCGTACGATCCCGAAAGTGCCCAGATTCTGGAAACCCACAAAGATGTGGGGACGGTCTCTGAGGTTTTTGACATTCAGCATCAGGATCGATATCTCCCCTTGATGCAAAGGCTCAAGGGGCCAGCAGCCATCGGGCATGTTCGTTATGCGACTTGTGGCAAAGAAGACCGCTGCTATGCCCATCCTTTTGAACGGACGCATATCGAGAAGAACAAGTGGTTTTCGTTTGCCTTCAATGGGCAGATTGCCAACTACACGCAGTTGATGGAAGAGATTCAGGCCAAGCGGGAGTTTCATCTCGCCCGACAGACCGATACTGAAATTCTGATGCACCTGATTTCACAGCAGCTTTCCGGTGACCGCCGCCCCTCGCTGGTCGAGCTGTTGACTGAACTCTCCAAAAAGCTGGATGGGGCTTACAATATCGTCTTTCTGAATGCACTGGGTGAAATGTTTGTCGCCCGTGATCCACTGGGGCTGCGGCCACTCTGCTACGCCATTGAAGGGCCCATGTTCGCCGCCGCCAGTGAAAGTGTGGCCTTGTCGAATCTTGGCTTTCGCAATGAGAACATTCACACGCTGGCCCCTGGGCATGCTGTCATTATTCAGAACAATCAGATCGAAGTGAAAAAATTTGCCGAATCACCCAAGACGGCGCATTGCTTCTTCGAGTGGATCTATTTTGCCAACGTGGCCAGTACGCTCGATGAGCGTAGCGTTTATCTTTCGCGAAAAGCTCTCGGCGAAGAACTTGCTGCCCTCGAAGATATTGAGCGTGGCGATGACCTGATCGTGGTTCCTGTTCCCGATACTTCGAAAGCTGCTGCCGACGCAATGGCCTACAAACTGGGTGTGCCCAGTCTCGAAGGGCTGATTCGTAATCGATATATCGGTCGGACGTTTATTGAAGGCAAAGACCGCGCCGATAAAGCCCGGCTCAAGTACACGCCTCTTCGTGAAGTTCTCGAGGGAAAGCGGGTGCTCTTGGTCGAAGATACCATTGTTCGCTCCACGACAATGCAGGTGCTGATCTCGCAGTTACGCGAGCGTGGTGGTGCCAGGGAAGTTCATGTCCGCGTCGCCTGCCCGCCGATTGTGGCGCCTTGTTTCTACGGGATCGATATGTCATCGATCAGTGAGCTGTTTGCACCTCGATTCATTCAGTCGAATGCCGAACTGACGACAGAAGTTCAGGCAGAGATGGCTCGCGTGCTGGGTGCAGACTCTTTGCGATATCTGCCGTTGCCTGCCATTGCTCGCAGCCTCGGGATGTCCGAAAGCAAACTGTGCAGGGGCTGTTTGACAGGCGAGTATCCCACGCCGATGGGTGAGCAGCTCTATCAACTGGCTGTGGATGATGCCGCCAAGAAGCGACAGGGAATCCACGTCGCCCCTCGCAGAACTTACGAGCAGGCCCAGGTTGTCGCTTGTTCGACCAATTAGAACATGCTTTGTTGCTCGACATCGCCACATGTCAATGGGAGCAGATTTCTCCCTGACGATGGAGACGGTAAACCGTGCGGCCGAACTCCGCCAGTCCGGGACTATTGTCTCTTGCCGTCTGCGAGTGATCTTTCTTTCGATGAGGATGTTTCAAGGTTTTGAAACTTTGTATTCTCATCGTGTAAACGGCAGGCTGGGGCCTGTCCTTCGAATTGGAAAGTGTCCCGAATCATGACTTCATCTCGCCCCTTCGCACATCTGCATTGTCACTCACAGTTCAGCCTGCTGGATGGTGCGACGAGACTCGATGGTCTGATCAACAAAGTTAAAGCTTCGGGGATGAACTCCGTCGCGATTACCGATCATGGGAATCTGTATGGCGCGCTCGACTTCTATCTGATGGCCAAAGGGGCCGGCGTTAACCCTATCCTGGGGATGGAGGCCTACATCGCTCCTGGCTCAAGGCTGGAAAAATCGGGTGCTTCCAGAATGAAAGAGGCAAGTTATCACCTGACATTACTCGCCATGAACCGAGTCGGTTTTCAGAATCTCGTCAAGCTGTCCTCGAAAGCGTTTATTGAGGGCTTTTACTACAAGCCCCGCATCGATAAAGAAATTCTGGAAGCTCACAGCGAAGGATTGATCTGTCTTTCCGGTTGTGCTGCTGGGGAACTTTCACAGTTGTTGCTGGGCGAACGATTCGAAGATGCGGAGAAGCTTTGCCACTGGTATTCGAAGACGTTTGGCGACCGGTTCTTTATGGAGATTCAGAACGCGGGGTATCAGATCCAGCGGGATTGTCTCGAACGGACGGTCGATCTGGCGAAGAAAATGGGCTTACCACTCGTCGCCACCAATGACGCCCACTATCTGAATACTGAAGATGCTGCTGTTCAGGATGTCCTGCTGTGCGTGAATACGAAGTCGGAACGCAGCGACCCGAAGCGTATGAAGATGGAAGGGAACCAACTCTTCGTTCGCACACCCGAAGAAATGTACGCCGCTTTTGAAGGATTCGAAGATGCCGTAGCCATGTCACAGCAGATTGCCGACAGGGTGGATATTGATCTCGACCTCAAAACAAGACATTTTCCTGTTTTTACAACTCCCGACGATAAGCGGGATATCGACTACCTGCGCGAGCTGTGCGAAGAAGGCCTCAAGTGGCGGTATGGCGAAGAAAACATTCGCCAGGAGCATCGCGATCGACTCGCTTTCGAGCTGAGTGTGATCGAAAAGATGGGCTATCCCAGCTACTTCCTGATTGTGTGGGACTTTGTTCGATTTGCTATCGAGAAAGGGATTCCCGCCAGTGCGAGAGGTTCGGCCTGTGGTGCTCTCGTCGCTTATGTGTTAGGGCTGAGCCATGTCTGCCCCATCAAATACGATCTGCTCTTCGAACGCTTTCTTGATCCCAGTCGTACTGAGCCGCCTGATATCGATATCGACTTCTGCCGTGATCGAAGGCAGGACGTGATCGATTACACCAAGGCCAAATACGGCGAAGCCAACGTTTCGCAGATTGGCACCTTTGGAACATTGAAGGCCAAGGCCGCGATTCGCGATGTCGGCCGGGTGTTGGCAGTCCCCCTGAAGCGTGTGGATGAAATTGCCAAACTCGTCCCCGAAGAATTGGGCATTGAGTTAAAAGAGGCGCTAGAGAAAAGCAGTGATCTGAAAGCGGCCTACGATACAGACCCGCAGATCCGCGAGTTGTTTGATTACGCTATTCAACTCGAAGGTCTGGCCCGCAGTGCGGGCACTCATGCTGCGGGAGTGGTGGTTTCTGATCGCCCCATTTCTGACTACGTGCCACTGCAGACAATCAGTGGCAAGACAGACCTTGTCACGCAATGGGAAGGGCCCACAGTCGAGAAGGCCGGTCTTCTCAAAATGGACTTTCTCGGCCTGCGAAATCTCACGATTCTTGATAAGGCCGTCAAGAACGTTGCTCTTCATCGGGGAGTCACCATCGACCCCGTGAAGTTGCCACTCGATGACAAGGAGACTTATGCGCTTCTGCAGCGTGGCGAAACGAAGGGGATCTTTCAGCTCGAATCGGGCGGCATGCGCGACCTGCTGACCAAGATGAAGCCCGATAGCTTTAATGACATCATTGCGACATCGGCACTTTATCGCCCCGGGCCACTGGAAGGTGGCATGGTGATGACCTATGTCGAGGTGAAGCATAGACGGGCACCGCTGCCGCGAGTTCATCCCATCATGGATGCGATCCTGGATGAAACGTACGGCGTCATGGTCTACCAGGAACAGGTGATGCGAATTCTGAATCGGCTGGGCGGCATCGATCTGCCTCAGTCGTATCAGTGCATCAAAGCGATCAGTAAGAAAAAACTCGAAACAATTGCCAAGTATAAAGCCCAATTTGTGGAGGGGTCGCAAAAGAACGGCTTGCCGGAGGCGAAAGCCATCGAGCTGTTCGAAATGATCGAGAAGTTCGCCGGTTATGGCTTCAACAAATCTCACAGCACGGCCTATGCCGCAGTAGCCTACCAGACTGCATTTTTGAAGGCGCATTATCCCGCAGAGTTCATGGCAGCGCTTCTTTCGTGCGAAATGGAAGACACCGACAGGATTAACGAGCATATTGATGATTGCCGGCGGATGAACATTGAGATTGTGCCGCCCGACATCAATCACTGCGATGTCGAATTTACGGTTCGCGGGCTACGTCAGGTGGCCTTTGGATTAGGGGCTATCAAAGGTGTCGGTGAGGCAACCACGCAGGCAATTGTCGAAGCTCGACAGTTGAAAGGCCCTTTCACCAGCATTTTTGATCTGTGTGAACGTGTCGATGCCAAGAGCCTGTCGAAGGGTTCATTGGAAATTCTCGTAAAGGCTGGGGCACTTGATAGTATCTCGCCGAAACGCGCTGCCCATTTCGCGTGTATTGAGCGGGCTGTGCAGGCGGCACAGTCGCTACAGAAAGACAAAGCCCGGGGGCAGAAGAATCTGTTTGGCGGTGATGAAGCAGACTCTCTGCCAGGCGAAAGCACTTCGTCGGCCACTTTGCCCGATGTCCCCGACTGGTCGCATCGCGAAAAACTGGCTTATGAGCGAGAAGTTTTGGGATTTTATCTCACCTCTCATCCACTCACCGAGCAGGCTGAAACCATTGGCCGGTACACGTCTCATCAGGCAATGCAGCTGGCTGAACTCGAGGATGGTGTCGAGGTGATGCTGGGAGGGATGGTGTCCTCCATCAAGAAGGCCACCACAAAGAAGCCCAGCCGTAACGGGCACAGCCGGTATGTGAACTTCGATCTGGAAGATCCGACCGGTGTGGTGCGGTGCATTATGTGGCCTGAGCAGTATGCTGTGGCGGGCGAAAAAGTCGTTGCGGATGAGATCCGTTTCGTCAAGGGAAAGGTCGATAAGCGGAGCCGTGAGCCGAACGTGGTGATTGACCAGATCTGGACGATGGCGGAAGTCGAGCGGGATTTCACTAAGGCCCTGGCCATCAAGTTCCAGCGGGGGATTCACGATGCAGCTGTGATTCAGCGAGTCAAAGATCTCCTGGGCAAATATCCG from Planctopirus ephydatiae encodes:
- a CDS encoding J domain-containing protein; protein product: MRNRYPFHRSPFEILNVSVEVAENDLKLAFRQRAKFFHPDRNPDPKAADQLIEVIAAFEALNDPNERAYYRARFHPHLANPIDFAETFAKWPTWETDSYERNETDEPSEDYTHRSSNRYSKDWKKTASGSQRSTCDQSSPETRSRTFELDEYLRVVLTEITGTSDKSLGDEFFGWLTTMACSILLLIYGIFAITDVRWSLQAKELNVQSQALPEKNFELNPVDEVAAGHRPPDASEEFRYRSYKFWFIMLIGLILAIFPASLGVGLINLIRWLTYCYRRESRKFRWRSFNDSIGLNTARLVGTVIIAVMPNSFPHWCF
- a CDS encoding WD40 repeat domain-containing protein, whose amino-acid sequence is MTHQRWLLWLIAGFGVMLCALETQAQDLPTIKLKSVKTVKLDGPAYSVAAHPHQPWIAVGLDKSILLTHLDGSKLHTWNWPAGQVRGISFSPDGSTLAAGSYQSVQLLKVNAGTDGNPTLEPLKTLPGHRGYVLDLAWSPDGKRLATACDDEAARVFLVETAQRQFMLIDHGFPVTSVAWSPSGEWLATSAGDETRAFKAGEVFLREATTGEVLHKLTGFERPVLAIQFTPQSDFLICGGLDEKCFVFQTKDGQPLGFYGGHARPVRRIVTATSQTPRLPIAITGSGGRFAGKNETHIWTVDSGDQLALDESHTSQITGVALSPSANRMITVGRDQTAQISDVQGLQAQPGLSVSTLTVPKPNQSPEAKWPPPPAIPCP
- a CDS encoding DUF1501 domain-containing protein, producing MLSLTDDQYARTAMGLTRRDFLQVGSLGAGGFTLADLISMEAISTSDRVASGIEPRQGSDRRSVIMICNLGAPSQLDTFDPKPGAPREIRGPFSIIQTASPEIFLTEILPQHAAIAEKFSIIRSCYHTAPALHDVGWQYLQTGRYSTGSWQSPHVGSVASYLKEKRAGVPPFVVLPARRDAGRDPRADQQTRGFLGKAYDPLVLNDDPSLPHFSGAERNTSPSLVTAKLDRRQKLRSVVESSLSQFEKSESATQLGSHGEVASRLISSPEARSAFDLASEPDAVRDQYGRSRFGQSCLLARRLIEAGVRFVTINTFLNIDTEITWDVHGTHPFASVEGMKNLIAPMYDQGYAALIRDLEERGMLSDTLVCNLAEFGRTPLINAAGGRDHWTKCWSVGFAGGGVQGGRVVGKSDALGGSPIERPVSPPEILATIYHSLGIDIEHPLPGPDGSSSPLVDAQAQPVMELFT
- a CDS encoding amidophosphoribosyltransferase: MAELHHECGVAAIYHLPGLVESPLAPRQGASHTSWHMPRLLLEIQNRGQLAAGMTSYDPESAQILETHKDVGTVSEVFDIQHQDRYLPLMQRLKGPAAIGHVRYATCGKEDRCYAHPFERTHIEKNKWFSFAFNGQIANYTQLMEEIQAKREFHLARQTDTEILMHLISQQLSGDRRPSLVELLTELSKKLDGAYNIVFLNALGEMFVARDPLGLRPLCYAIEGPMFAAASESVALSNLGFRNENIHTLAPGHAVIIQNNQIEVKKFAESPKTAHCFFEWIYFANVASTLDERSVYLSRKALGEELAALEDIERGDDLIVVPVPDTSKAAADAMAYKLGVPSLEGLIRNRYIGRTFIEGKDRADKARLKYTPLREVLEGKRVLLVEDTIVRSTTMQVLISQLRERGGAREVHVRVACPPIVAPCFYGIDMSSISELFAPRFIQSNAELTTEVQAEMARVLGADSLRYLPLPAIARSLGMSESKLCRGCLTGEYPTPMGEQLYQLAVDDAAKKRQGIHVAPRRTYEQAQVVACSTN
- the dnaE gene encoding DNA polymerase III subunit alpha, producing the protein MTSSRPFAHLHCHSQFSLLDGATRLDGLINKVKASGMNSVAITDHGNLYGALDFYLMAKGAGVNPILGMEAYIAPGSRLEKSGASRMKEASYHLTLLAMNRVGFQNLVKLSSKAFIEGFYYKPRIDKEILEAHSEGLICLSGCAAGELSQLLLGERFEDAEKLCHWYSKTFGDRFFMEIQNAGYQIQRDCLERTVDLAKKMGLPLVATNDAHYLNTEDAAVQDVLLCVNTKSERSDPKRMKMEGNQLFVRTPEEMYAAFEGFEDAVAMSQQIADRVDIDLDLKTRHFPVFTTPDDKRDIDYLRELCEEGLKWRYGEENIRQEHRDRLAFELSVIEKMGYPSYFLIVWDFVRFAIEKGIPASARGSACGALVAYVLGLSHVCPIKYDLLFERFLDPSRTEPPDIDIDFCRDRRQDVIDYTKAKYGEANVSQIGTFGTLKAKAAIRDVGRVLAVPLKRVDEIAKLVPEELGIELKEALEKSSDLKAAYDTDPQIRELFDYAIQLEGLARSAGTHAAGVVVSDRPISDYVPLQTISGKTDLVTQWEGPTVEKAGLLKMDFLGLRNLTILDKAVKNVALHRGVTIDPVKLPLDDKETYALLQRGETKGIFQLESGGMRDLLTKMKPDSFNDIIATSALYRPGPLEGGMVMTYVEVKHRRAPLPRVHPIMDAILDETYGVMVYQEQVMRILNRLGGIDLPQSYQCIKAISKKKLETIAKYKAQFVEGSQKNGLPEAKAIELFEMIEKFAGYGFNKSHSTAYAAVAYQTAFLKAHYPAEFMAALLSCEMEDTDRINEHIDDCRRMNIEIVPPDINHCDVEFTVRGLRQVAFGLGAIKGVGEATTQAIVEARQLKGPFTSIFDLCERVDAKSLSKGSLEILVKAGALDSISPKRAAHFACIERAVQAAQSLQKDKARGQKNLFGGDEADSLPGESTSSATLPDVPDWSHREKLAYEREVLGFYLTSHPLTEQAETIGRYTSHQAMQLAELEDGVEVMLGGMVSSIKKATTKKPSRNGHSRYVNFDLEDPTGVVRCIMWPEQYAVAGEKVVADEIRFVKGKVDKRSREPNVVIDQIWTMAEVERDFTKALAIKFQRGIHDAAVIQRVKDLLGKYPGKSEVIIVVDTIDEADPDQRLRYTALKPLPIKVSCNQDLREGLNDALGAGSVSLVAERRGVSRSGSLGR